The sequence below is a genomic window from Burkholderia contaminans.
AGCGCGAGCCGAAGCGGATCATGAAGCTCTGCTTGCTGTGGATCGCCAGGTCGTTGTGTTCCCCCATGAACGGAATGGCGGTGATGGCGCCGCCGGGCACCTTGATTTCCTGCGCATCCCGAACTTCCAGCACGTCGTCGAAGCCGAGCTTGCGCAACGCCAGCTCCATCGACGGATCTTGCGGAAAGCCGTCGAGATTCCTGCCGACCACCACGGTCTTGACCTTGTGGCGAAGCTGCAGCAGCGTTTCGAGGACGATGTGATCGTGATGGCTGTGCGTGATCAGCACGTAGTCGATCTGGTCCGGCAGGTCGGCGAACGTATAGCGCGGCAGCGCGGTGTCGTAGCCGTAGCTGATCACCGGATCGATCAGGATGCTCACGCCCCGGCTCTGGATCAGCACGCACGCGTGGCCGTAGTAGCGGATGCGGATGTCGTCGCCGTCGAACGAACGATCCGGTTTCGGCACCGGCGCCTCCTCGACGAAGAACGAGCGGAACAGCGGCTCGTCCTTCTCCTCCACGCGCATCAGGTCGACGATCTTCGCGTAACTGCCGGGCGTGTCGCGCATGCGGAACAGCGTGTCGAGCGCGCGGTCGTCGAAGGCCATGTTGCTGAACACCGTGCGCTCGTCGCGGAGCCGGGGCGTGCTGAGGATGAACGGCCGCGGCGTGTGCTCATCGATCGCCGACAGCGCGATGCTCTGCGCATCGCGCGCATAGAACGGGCTCGCGTACAGCAGGCTTTCGAACACCCGGAAGGACGGGTTGTGGTTCAGGTCGTAGTAGATCTCGACATAGCCCTTCAGCACCTCCGGAATCTCGGGGTAGAGCGGGTCCGACGCCATCCCCGTGGCCCGTTCCAGCAGCAGCGTGGAGAACGCCTTGTATGCCTTCGCCAGTTCCAGTTGCCGGGTCGCGCGTTGGGTGGTCTGCTCGATCAGCGCGCGGATTTCGTCGACGCGCTGGCCGCCCAGGTCGAGGAACGGCCCGCCGCGCATCGCGGGATCCTTGCAGGCCGCCGCATGCATCATCGGCGATGCGGCATAGGACTTCAGCAGCGGCAGGAACCGCTCCGCCACGTTGAGGGCGGCGGTCAACGGCGGAAGCGTGTGATACCACGCGTACCAGCTGTTGATCAGCGGTTCGAACTGGATGTTTTGGCGCAGGTAGACCTGCGTGCTGGACGAAATAGTCAACGAAGGCTCCTTAGAATGCGCTGAGTTCGACGGTGGGCTGGCGGGCTTCGGCGCGCAGCGCGCGTTGTCCCAGGGTCAGGTTCCGGACGCGAACGCCCGGATTGGCGAGCACCTCGCCGATGACGGACGTCAGCTCGTTCGCGAGGCCTTGCACCAGGGCTTCGCTGAACCGCCCCGCGTGATAGACGACGCGGATCGCGAGGCCCTCGGCGTGCGGCTCGGCCAGGAACCAGAAGTCGGTCGCGGCTTCCGTGTCCGCGCGCTGCGGGTCGTGGTCCGGCAGCTCGGCGATATGCACCTGCCCCGCGTAGCGATCGACGGGGCCGTGTCGCTGGTTCTGCAGCGTCAGGCCGATGTCGAAGAGCGGATTGCGCCCCGCCACGCGTTTGATGTGCAGCTCGTCGAGCAGGCGATCCAGCGGATACAGCGGGTGCGAGAACGCTTCGAGCGTGGTGTCCCGTACCCGGGTGAGCAGCGTGTCGAACCGGTCGTCGCCCGCGACACGATCGCGCAGTGCCAGCACGTTCAGGTAGGGGCCGACCTGCGACTCGAGTTCGGGCAGTTCGCGGCCCGCGACCGGCGTGCCGACGACGATGTCCTCCTGGCCGGAGCGGCGGTAGAACAGCGCCTTGATGGCGGACAGCAGCGCGATGAACAAGGTCGCGCCGTGGCGCTTGCCGAGCGATTCCAGCGCCGCAGTCTCGGCGGCGGGCAGGTCGAATCGCCAGGATTTCCAGCTCGGCGCGGCCGGCTGTTCGACGTCGCCCGGCAGTTCCAGTGCGCGCAGGCCGCCGCCCAGTTTGGTCATCCAGTAGTCCTTCATGCGCGCGCCTTCCGGCCCGGCGAGCAGGCGGTTCAGCCAGCCGGCGTAATCCTTGTACTGGATCGGGAGGGCGGGCAGCGGATCGTCGCGACGCTGGACGAATGCGTCGTAGAGCGCGGACAGGTCGTCGAGCAGTACCTCCGTGGACCAGCCGTCGCTCACGACGTGATGCATCGTGCAGATGCAGACGTGACGGACTTCGGAGAGCCTCAGCAGCTTGACGCGGAACAGCGGGCCGGTCGCGAGATCCATCGGCACGAGCCGTTCGCTCGCCTGGATCGACGCCGCCTGGGCATCGCGGTCCTCGGCATCCTGCAGATCCACGATCTCGACCGGGAACGCGGCTTCGCCGGGCGGCAGCACGTGCTGGACCGGCTGGTTGCCTTCCAGCACGAAACGCGTGCGCAGGATCTCGTGACGCTCGCTCAACGCGCGGAACGCCCGCACGAGCGCATCCACGTCCAGCACGCCCTCGAACAGCAGCGACGTGGGCAGCGGCCCCTCGGCTTGCGCCGCATGGAGACGATCCTGGACCCACAGCCGCGTCTGTGCGGGAGAGAGCGCGTAGCTTGCCTGCGCCGGCAGCGGCGTCACCGGCGCGTAATCGATCGGCTGCGTATCGGCGATGCGCTTCGCCAGGCTCGAGATGGTGGGGAGTGCGAACAGGCTGCGGATTTCCAGCTTCGCATGCAGGTCGCGCCGGATGCGCGCGACGACCTTCGTCGCCAGCAGCGAATTGCCGCCCAGCTCGAAGAAATTGGCGGTCGTGCTGATCCGCGCCTGGCCGAGCACTTCCTGCCAGATGGCCGCCAACTGCGCTTCGAGCGCGTTGACGGGCGCAACGTGGTCCAGGCCGTCGCCGGGTTCGGGCAGCCTCGCGCGATCGAGCTTGCCGTTGGGCAGATGCTCGAACGCGCTCACGACGACGAACGCGGAGGGCACCATGTAATCCGGCAGCCGCTGCCGCAGGTGGCCGCGCACCGCTTCGACCAGTTCGGCTTCGGGGTGCGACGAGCACAGCCATCCGACCAGTCTCGCGCCGTCGTCCACGCCGCGCAGCGCGACGACGGCGGCATCGACCAGCGGGTGCGACGTCAGCGCCGCCTCGATTTCACCGGGTTCGATGCGCAGGCCACGGAGCTTGATCTGGTGATCGATGCGGCCGAGGAACTCGATGTTGCCGTCGTGCCGGTAGCGTGCGAGGTCGCCGGTGCGGTAGAGGCGCGCGAGCGGGTCGGCCGAGAACGGATCGGCGATGAACTTCTCGGCGCTCAGTTCGGGTTCGCCGTGGTAGCCGCGCCCGACCGGCGTGCCGCCGATCAGCAATTCGCCGGCCACGCCGATCGGCGTGGGCTGCATCTGCGCGTCGACGATGTAGAGGCGGGTGTTGGCGATGGGCCGGCCGATCGGCACGATGCGGTGCGGATCGTCGCGCCGGCATTCCCACGCGGTCACGTCGACGGCGGCCTCGGTGGGGCCGTAGAGGTTGTAGAGCTCGACGTCCAGGCGCTCGAGGCAGCGCTGCTGCAGGTCGTGGGGCAAGGCTTCGCCGCTGCACACGACGCGGCGCAGCGACGCGCAGTGCGCGTCGAGGTCCGGATGATCGAGGAAGGCGCGCAGCATCGACGGCACGAAATGGATCGTGGTGATGCGTTCGCGCTCGATGAGCTCGACCAGGTAGTCGGTCTCGCGCTGGCCGCCGGGGCGGGCGAACACGAGGCGCGCGCCGGTGACGAGCGGCCAGAAGAGTTCCCAGACCGAGACGTCGAAGCTGAACGGGGTCTTCTGCAGCACGGCATCGTCGGCGCCGAGCGCGTAGGCGTGCTGCATCCAGAGGATGCGGTTGGTGATCGCGCGATGGGTGTTGAGCGCGCCCTTGGGGCGGCCGGTCGAGCCGGACGTGTAGATCATGTAGGCGAGGTTGTCGCCGTTCAGCGCGGGGGCGGGGTTGGACGTCGCCGCGGCATCGAGGTCGAGCGCGTCGCGATCGACGACGATCACGTGCGCGTCGGTGTCGGGCAGCGCGTCGCGCAGATGCTGCTGGGTGAGGAGCCAGCGCAACTGCGCGTGGTCGATCATGAAGCGCACGCGCTCCGCGGGGTAGTCGGGATCGACCGGAACATAAGCGCCGCCGGCCTTGAGGATCGCGAGCAACGCGACGCTCATGTCGAGGGAGCGCTCCATCGCGACGCCGACGAGTGCATCGGGGCCGACGCCGAGCGCGATGAGGTGGTGGGCGAGGCGGTTGGCGCGCAGGTTGAGTTCGGCGTAGGTGAGCGCGGTGTCATCGAAGACGACAGCGACGGCATCGGGCGTGCGCTCGACCTGCTGCTCGAACAGGCGGTGCAGCGGTTGTGCGGCGGCGTCGCCGAAATCCGTGTCGGTGCGGTTCCACTCGACGGTCAGCAGTTTCCGCTCCGCATCGCTCGACAACGGCAGACGGGCAACGGCAGCTGACGCATCTTCCGCGAGATGCGTCAGCAGGGTCCGGTAGATGTCGAGGAAACGCTGTACCGTGCTCGCGTCGAACAGATCGGTGTTGTAGTCGCAATCGATCAGGAGTGCCTGCCCCGCGTCGAGCACGTTGACGTTCAGGTCGAACGCGGTATGGCGGATCAGCGGCGCCACGAGGCCGACCGTCAGGCCGCGCAGTTCGGGCAGCGCCGACACCGGTTCGAGGTTGAAGACCGCCGATACCAGCGGCGCGGCGTTGAGATCGCGCTGTGCGCCGATTTCGCGGACCAGTTCGGCGAACGGATAATCCTGGTGCTCGAGCGCGTCGAGCAGGTTCTGCCGGGTGCCGGCCAGGAAACTGGCCACGGTGGCCTGCTCCGGCAGCGTGGAGTGCAGCGGCAGCAGATGCGTGCAGTAGCCGGCGAGGCGGTCGCTGCCGGCCACGGAGCGGCCGGTCACCGGGATGCCGGTGACGATCTCCTGCTGGCCGGCGACGCGGTGCAGGAACAGATTGAAGCCGGCGAGCAGCACCATGTAGAGCGTGCAGCCGTTCTGACGGGCCGCGGTACGCAGCGTCGCGGCCGCCGCCGCGTCCAGATGCAGGGACACGCGCTCGCCGTGAAACGTCTTCACCGCGGGCCGCGGGTAGTCCAGCGGAAGATTCAGCGGTGCGGCCTGACGCGCGCATTGCGCCAGCCAGTACTCGCGATTCGCCTTCGTTTCCGGGCTGTGGCGCTGGCCGTCGAGCTGCTTCAGGTACGCGCGAAACTGCAGCGGCGCGTCGGCCGGCGCCGCACCGGCATACGCGCGGGCCAGATCCTCG
It includes:
- a CDS encoding MBL fold metallo-hydrolase, whose translation is MTISSSTQVYLRQNIQFEPLINSWYAWYHTLPPLTAALNVAERFLPLLKSYAASPMMHAAACKDPAMRGGPFLDLGGQRVDEIRALIEQTTQRATRQLELAKAYKAFSTLLLERATGMASDPLYPEIPEVLKGYVEIYYDLNHNPSFRVFESLLYASPFYARDAQSIALSAIDEHTPRPFILSTPRLRDERTVFSNMAFDDRALDTLFRMRDTPGSYAKIVDLMRVEEKDEPLFRSFFVEEAPVPKPDRSFDGDDIRIRYYGHACVLIQSRGVSILIDPVISYGYDTALPRYTFADLPDQIDYVLITHSHHDHIVLETLLQLRHKVKTVVVGRNLDGFPQDPSMELALRKLGFDDVLEVRDAQEIKVPGGAITAIPFMGEHNDLAIHSKQSFMIRFGSRSVLCIADSCNLDPCLYEHVFRLAGKPDTLFVGMETEGAPPSWVYGPLFPKALPRDIDQSRRARGCQFGEAAALVDDFAFNAAYVYAMGQEPWLNHLLDNTFDENSPSHIQSTQFVAHCKAKGIASEILYATREIVLCQN
- a CDS encoding amino acid adenylation domain-containing protein — translated: MMPWGSPVQQRARGLSAAQQEHLEALIVRYTTRTRKSKDSVQASRPVLADSRATVGFRFSTKEMLYPIVGDRAAGSRLWDIDGNEYIDFTMGFGVHLFGHTPDFIQQQVTREWQRPLELGARSSLVGEVAARFARVTGLDRVAFSNTGTEAVMTAMRLARAVTERDKIVMFTHSYHGHADGTLAAANAEGVTETIAPGVPFGSVENMILLDYGSDAALEAIRGMAPTLAAVMVEPVQSRNPSLQPVAFLKELRRITEEAGVALIFDEMITGFRVHPGGSQAMFGIRADLATYGKIIGGGLPLGVIAGTSRFMDAIDGGMWTYGDHSFPAADRTAFGGTFCQYPLAMAAALAVLEKIEQEGPALQAALNERTAQIAGTLNAFFAEAEAPIKVTWFGSMFRFEFTENLDLFFYHMLEKGIYIWEWRTCFLSTAHTDADIDRFIRAVKDSVADLRRGGFIRPHSKHGTVAALSEAQRQLWVLSEIDPEGSLAYNVNTTLELNGRLDEAAMRAAVQSLVDRHEALRTTMMADGSGQIVHPSLTLEIPLIDTDPNAWREQESRQPFDLVNGPLFRAALVRLGSERHLLVMTAHHIICDGSTFGVLLEDLARAYAGAAPADAPLQFRAYLKQLDGQRHSPETKANREYWLAQCARQAAPLNLPLDYPRPAVKTFHGERVSLHLDAAAAATLRTAARQNGCTLYMVLLAGFNLFLHRVAGQQEIVTGIPVTGRSVAGSDRLAGYCTHLLPLHSTLPEQATVASFLAGTRQNLLDALEHQDYPFAELVREIGAQRDLNAAPLVSAVFNLEPVSALPELRGLTVGLVAPLIRHTAFDLNVNVLDAGQALLIDCDYNTDLFDASTVQRFLDIYRTLLTHLAEDASAAVARLPLSSDAERKLLTVEWNRTDTDFGDAAAQPLHRLFEQQVERTPDAVAVVFDDTALTYAELNLRANRLAHHLIALGVGPDALVGVAMERSLDMSVALLAILKAGGAYVPVDPDYPAERVRFMIDHAQLRWLLTQQHLRDALPDTDAHVIVVDRDALDLDAAATSNPAPALNGDNLAYMIYTSGSTGRPKGALNTHRAITNRILWMQHAYALGADDAVLQKTPFSFDVSVWELFWPLVTGARLVFARPGGQRETDYLVELIERERITTIHFVPSMLRAFLDHPDLDAHCASLRRVVCSGEALPHDLQQRCLERLDVELYNLYGPTEAAVDVTAWECRRDDPHRIVPIGRPIANTRLYIVDAQMQPTPIGVAGELLIGGTPVGRGYHGEPELSAEKFIADPFSADPLARLYRTGDLARYRHDGNIEFLGRIDHQIKLRGLRIEPGEIEAALTSHPLVDAAVVALRGVDDGARLVGWLCSSHPEAELVEAVRGHLRQRLPDYMVPSAFVVVSAFEHLPNGKLDRARLPEPGDGLDHVAPVNALEAQLAAIWQEVLGQARISTTANFFELGGNSLLATKVVARIRRDLHAKLEIRSLFALPTISSLAKRIADTQPIDYAPVTPLPAQASYALSPAQTRLWVQDRLHAAQAEGPLPTSLLFEGVLDVDALVRAFRALSERHEILRTRFVLEGNQPVQHVLPPGEAAFPVEIVDLQDAEDRDAQAASIQASERLVPMDLATGPLFRVKLLRLSEVRHVCICTMHHVVSDGWSTEVLLDDLSALYDAFVQRRDDPLPALPIQYKDYAGWLNRLLAGPEGARMKDYWMTKLGGGLRALELPGDVEQPAAPSWKSWRFDLPAAETAALESLGKRHGATLFIALLSAIKALFYRRSGQEDIVVGTPVAGRELPELESQVGPYLNVLALRDRVAGDDRFDTLLTRVRDTTLEAFSHPLYPLDRLLDELHIKRVAGRNPLFDIGLTLQNQRHGPVDRYAGQVHIAELPDHDPQRADTEAATDFWFLAEPHAEGLAIRVVYHAGRFSEALVQGLANELTSVIGEVLANPGVRVRNLTLGQRALRAEARQPTVELSAF